One window of the Oceanispirochaeta sp. M1 genome contains the following:
- a CDS encoding carbohydrate-binding family 9-like protein, with the protein MDSTKKLIIPEVEADFTLLESDPLKFSELFDQLGRPASLEHAPWKDFTDKPDVQFRIAWSADNLLLKFNVKEREILGSFTKDLSDVYKDSCVEIFMSPEGRDYYYNFEFNCLGACLIQKGTERNGREVLSQDVLNRIIRIPSLGTDPVHSYHEGLADEAASWSLMLVIPASVFIYETIESFGGIRMEGNLYKCGDELETPHYLCWNKIETEAPDFHRPEYFGELWFS; encoded by the coding sequence ATGGATAGCACCAAAAAGCTGATTATTCCGGAGGTGGAAGCGGATTTCACTCTGCTGGAATCAGATCCCCTAAAATTTTCTGAACTCTTTGACCAGCTGGGACGCCCGGCGTCTCTGGAGCATGCACCCTGGAAGGATTTTACAGATAAACCGGATGTCCAATTCCGCATTGCCTGGTCTGCAGATAATCTGCTGCTGAAATTTAATGTTAAAGAGAGAGAAATCCTCGGCAGTTTTACAAAGGATCTTTCAGATGTGTATAAGGACAGCTGTGTCGAGATATTTATGTCTCCAGAAGGCAGGGATTACTATTATAACTTTGAGTTTAATTGTCTGGGAGCTTGTCTGATTCAGAAAGGCACAGAACGGAATGGGCGGGAAGTTCTATCTCAGGATGTTCTGAACAGAATTATCCGTATACCCTCTCTGGGTACAGATCCTGTTCATAGCTATCATGAAGGGCTTGCTGATGAGGCGGCCTCCTGGTCACTGATGCTTGTTATACCTGCTTCTGTTTTTATTTATGAAACTATTGAGTCCTTCGGGGGAATCCGAATGGAGGGGAATCTCTATAAATGCGGAGATGAGTTGGAAACTCCCCACTATCTGTGCTGGAACAAAATCGAAACCGAAGCTCCTGATTTTCACA
- a CDS encoding serine/threonine-protein kinase encodes MAKIPEQIGKYKILSLLGSGGSSIVYLGLHPTLKRKVVLKKLNLRGKKSFYERFVQEAALMMDLNHDHIVKVYDHFKEGSRHYMVMEFVEGASLDQIIEQSGPLQRETIRYVLRCCCKALGYIHSRNIIHRDIKPSNIFISSKGEVKLGDFGIAMLDNPDENESAEGNSILGTPSYMAPEQFNPNGKITARTDIYALGVSYFELLTGQKLFYGESLEELKKAVLGGRHIPLYSVLRDYGFSSWCIIRRSTFRAAIFRYRRSESVLRALTGFRMNDSLSIEELSHRTGGAGKSTGGGVTGSLQKSFDFADVIGQKRKGAAFIPLLVLSIVLVIGLGSVVVWKTAALYKYILPQRYGSFTLNIIAKEQGESFPFESLQLYSGSETEGEVFYKEDLKDSRIFYKKSAYYKLMIRWGNRVEWLSFYLPPLSVQDSTRKIELHAPALISQPVDLRLSVKDALTGELLDSDDSLFIQNSGGDWIAFSDGSMIFSGERYHFKLAVPGYYERDFTRTLNFYENELLLNEELLPLPGKLIVHHNMDRLVLEVNGHRRLYDGGAEASVHRFGKLNMEGESWLLAPGVYQIQWSGRFIEQRQKLTVRSGEIVVYRITSGKQGQPVFGMDRKEIEIP; translated from the coding sequence ATGGCAAAAATTCCCGAGCAAATCGGTAAATATAAAATACTCTCACTTCTCGGCAGTGGAGGAAGCAGTATTGTTTATCTAGGGCTTCATCCCACTCTGAAACGAAAGGTTGTACTCAAAAAACTTAATCTGAGGGGAAAAAAATCATTTTACGAGCGCTTTGTACAGGAAGCTGCGCTTATGATGGATCTCAATCACGATCATATTGTTAAAGTCTATGACCATTTTAAAGAGGGCAGCCGCCATTATATGGTTATGGAATTTGTAGAAGGTGCTTCTCTTGATCAGATTATTGAACAGAGCGGTCCTCTGCAGAGGGAGACAATCCGTTATGTTCTGAGATGTTGCTGTAAGGCACTCGGTTATATTCACAGCCGAAATATCATACATCGGGATATTAAACCCTCTAATATTTTTATTTCTTCCAAAGGAGAGGTCAAGTTGGGAGATTTCGGCATAGCCATGCTGGATAATCCTGATGAAAATGAGAGCGCAGAGGGGAATTCCATACTGGGTACTCCCTCTTATATGGCTCCCGAACAGTTTAATCCCAATGGTAAAATAACTGCCAGAACTGATATCTATGCCCTGGGGGTCAGTTATTTTGAGCTTCTTACCGGGCAGAAGCTGTTTTATGGAGAGAGTCTTGAAGAGCTTAAAAAGGCTGTTCTCGGGGGGAGACATATCCCTTTGTATTCTGTTTTAAGGGATTATGGTTTTTCAAGTTGGTGTATTATCAGACGCTCCACATTCAGAGCGGCCATATTTAGATACCGTCGGAGTGAATCAGTTCTGAGAGCACTGACCGGGTTCCGGATGAATGATTCTCTCTCAATCGAAGAGCTGTCACACAGAACCGGAGGAGCCGGTAAATCAACGGGCGGGGGGGTGACCGGAAGTCTCCAGAAAAGCTTTGATTTTGCAGATGTTATAGGGCAGAAAAGAAAGGGAGCAGCTTTTATCCCTCTGCTGGTTTTATCAATTGTTCTTGTTATCGGGCTCGGTTCTGTCGTCGTCTGGAAAACGGCAGCTCTATATAAATATATTCTCCCCCAGCGCTATGGCTCTTTTACTCTCAATATTATTGCAAAGGAACAGGGGGAATCATTCCCTTTCGAATCACTTCAGCTATACAGCGGGTCTGAAACCGAGGGGGAAGTCTTCTATAAGGAAGATTTGAAGGATTCCAGGATTTTCTATAAGAAAAGTGCTTATTACAAACTTATGATCCGCTGGGGAAATAGGGTGGAATGGCTCAGTTTTTACCTTCCCCCGCTCTCTGTTCAGGATTCAACCCGGAAAATAGAACTCCATGCACCCGCTCTTATCTCACAGCCTGTGGATTTGAGACTCTCTGTAAAAGATGCATTAACAGGAGAGCTTCTGGACTCTGATGATTCACTCTTTATTCAGAATTCCGGGGGAGACTGGATTGCCTTCAGTGACGGAAGTATGATCTTTTCCGGAGAGAGATATCATTTCAAACTTGCTGTTCCCGGTTATTATGAGCGGGATTTTACAAGGACACTGAACTTTTATGAGAATGAGCTTCTTCTGAACGAAGAACTTCTCCCCCTGCCGGGAAAATTGATAGTTCATCACAATATGGACCGTCTTGTACTTGAAGTCAATGGACATAGAAGGCTCTATGATGGAGGGGCTGAGGCTTCTGTTCACAGATTCGGAAAGCTGAATATGGAAGGGGAGAGCTGGTTGTTGGCTCCGGGTGTTTATCAGATTCAATGGTCCGGTAGATTCATTGAACAGCGGCAGAAACTGACTGTTCGTTCCGGGGAGATTGTGGTATACCGTATAACTTCGGGTAAACAGGGGCAGCCTGTTTTCGGAATGGATAGAAAAGAGATAGAGATCCCATAA
- a CDS encoding nitrilase-related carbon-nitrogen hydrolase, translated as MNDFRITAVNIESIFGEYKQNLENHIKWIEKHKDSQLILFPELSLSGYSSNPEELDALENETEQTLNELCARTHDFPEITVAVGTPLFKDQKIYIAHHLIRNGVIQHSHLKRILGPSEENCFSSGSPANAINEYEVHRGIRIGIGIQICAESHSPESSARLADSGAGLLLMPFASPRETPVEKLTRFKKYLPARAYDNSCFLACCNLIRVGRKTGTAPGAAMIIGPRGDILAETAASEENSCTSRISPDEILKIKDSSMGWFRSWRHIKD; from the coding sequence ATGAATGATTTCAGAATTACGGCTGTCAATATTGAGAGCATCTTCGGAGAATACAAACAAAACCTGGAAAACCATATTAAATGGATTGAAAAACACAAAGACTCCCAGCTAATCCTCTTTCCCGAGTTGAGTCTATCCGGATATTCCTCTAATCCCGAGGAACTGGATGCACTCGAAAATGAGACAGAACAGACACTGAATGAGCTCTGCGCCCGTACACATGACTTCCCTGAAATCACCGTGGCTGTAGGAACCCCGCTGTTCAAAGATCAAAAGATCTATATAGCTCATCATCTGATCAGAAACGGGGTAATTCAGCATAGCCATTTGAAGAGAATTCTGGGGCCCAGTGAAGAGAACTGCTTCAGCAGCGGCAGTCCTGCCAATGCAATAAATGAATATGAAGTACATCGGGGAATAAGAATCGGTATCGGAATACAGATATGTGCAGAGAGTCATTCTCCCGAATCCAGTGCACGCCTGGCCGACAGCGGAGCCGGTCTGCTCCTGATGCCCTTTGCCTCACCCCGTGAAACTCCAGTAGAAAAACTGACACGTTTCAAAAAATACCTCCCTGCCAGAGCCTATGACAACAGCTGTTTCCTGGCATGCTGTAATCTGATCAGAGTAGGGAGAAAAACAGGAACAGCACCGGGCGCTGCCATGATTATCGGACCAAGAGGAGACATTCTGGCCGAAACAGCCGCTTCTGAGGAAAACTCCTGCACCTCCCGGATCTCCCCTGATGAGATACTGAAGATAAAAGATTCATCCATGGGGTGGTTCCGCTCCTGGCGACATATCAAAGACTAA